The following proteins are encoded in a genomic region of Meiothermus sp. CFH 77666:
- the soxA gene encoding sulfur oxidation c-type cytochrome SoxA, giving the protein MGRFWRLVGAAVLALFSLVVLAQEEDDPVKEAEKQKKQLLEQSGGILPSDLYVEQGEQLFKARRGPKNASLEACDFGRGPGKLEGVVGRLPRYFFDTRKVEDLDSRIRTCMIRLQGFQPQDIRRSDVVAIAFYIASLSNEQPVTVRPLMPQEKKLYELGEQLFYLRAGPRDMGCATCHVTYVGKRAGVLPYSDILKDKRAASHWPAFRYSNDQAWTMADRIRACYANLGMPAPDFYSEPIIALTLFMNTQARGARMDLPGFIR; this is encoded by the coding sequence GTCGCTTCTGGCGTTTGGTAGGGGCGGCAGTTCTGGCCCTCTTTAGTCTGGTGGTACTGGCCCAGGAAGAGGACGATCCGGTCAAGGAGGCCGAGAAGCAAAAGAAGCAGCTTCTGGAGCAGAGCGGGGGCATTCTGCCCAGTGACCTGTACGTAGAGCAAGGAGAGCAGCTTTTCAAGGCCAGGCGCGGCCCCAAAAACGCTTCCCTCGAGGCCTGCGACTTTGGTCGGGGGCCGGGGAAGCTTGAAGGGGTGGTAGGCCGGCTGCCCCGCTACTTCTTCGATACCCGTAAGGTAGAAGACCTCGACTCGCGCATCCGCACCTGCATGATTCGGCTCCAGGGCTTCCAGCCGCAGGACATCCGGCGCAGCGATGTGGTCGCGATTGCCTTCTACATAGCCTCCTTGTCGAACGAGCAACCCGTAACGGTGCGGCCCCTGATGCCCCAGGAGAAAAAGCTCTACGAACTTGGGGAGCAGCTTTTCTACCTGCGGGCCGGCCCCCGGGATATGGGCTGTGCGACCTGCCACGTCACCTACGTGGGTAAGCGGGCGGGGGTGCTTCCCTACTCGGACATCCTCAAGGACAAACGCGCCGCCAGCCACTGGCCGGCCTTCCGCTACTCCAACGACCAGGCCTGGACCATGGCCGACCGCATCCGAGCTTGCTACGCCAACCTGGGCATGCCGGCCCCCGACTTCTACTCCGAGCCCATCATCGCTCTGACCCTCTTCATGAACACCCAGGCCAGAGGGGCGCGGATGGACTTGCCCGGTTTCATACGCTAG
- the soxX gene encoding sulfur oxidation c-type cytochrome SoxX: MRRFYLPTLLLMLLGLASGQTNPSYINAELQRLIQAGGQNYANTLLRQAPDQALCSIHRNKLPAEVLGPFIEEQRRSIKYPADGKLMGDWKQGEPIFNTLARGNCFSCHVGSPLNIGGNVGPSLEKYGQRGTSEAMQKYTYEVIYNTWAYFPCTVMYRFGHNGLLKPEEIAHVVAYLLDPASDFNTKPALKR; encoded by the coding sequence GTGCGGCGATTTTATCTACCCACCTTGCTGCTTATGCTCCTGGGCCTGGCCAGCGGTCAAACCAACCCGTCGTACATTAACGCCGAGCTCCAACGGCTAATCCAGGCCGGAGGCCAGAACTACGCCAACACGCTCCTCCGGCAGGCCCCCGATCAGGCGCTCTGCTCCATTCATCGCAACAAGCTACCCGCCGAGGTGCTGGGCCCCTTCATCGAAGAGCAGCGCAGGAGCATCAAGTACCCTGCCGATGGAAAGCTGATGGGCGACTGGAAGCAGGGCGAGCCCATCTTCAACACCCTGGCGCGGGGCAACTGCTTCTCCTGCCATGTGGGCTCGCCCCTCAACATTGGGGGGAATGTGGGGCCCAGCCTGGAGAAGTACGGCCAGCGGGGCACCTCTGAGGCCATGCAGAAATACACCTACGAGGTGATCTACAACACCTGGGCCTACTTCCCCTGCACGGTGATGTACCGCTTCGGACACAACGGCCTGCTCAAGCCGGAGGAGATCGCCCACGTGGTGGCCTACCTGCTCGACCCGGCCTCGGACTTCAACACCAAACCGGCGCTGAAGCGCTAA